A region from the Hylaeus volcanicus isolate JK05 chromosome 6, UHH_iyHylVolc1.0_haploid, whole genome shotgun sequence genome encodes:
- the LOC128878898 gene encoding uncharacterized protein LOC128878898 isoform X1 has protein sequence MKLHLVAAAVWIATVTATFESDFHGNQTNEKSHRHERSSSPTKLERKRTSVDSHLTDQYEGTFDSSRIGNSEATGIKTAISLNKSEDNYGTNETYADTQQRYLKQVVQPYLLPAETKLTEDGASNKSTNGAPRPTGTHQNASNDIATVEHLPFQEIARPNASTALRDSSENSFNRSGLVSDERIAVENVADFGQRIRSVSFNHRNENLGRSRSRQTADEEYRKQHRKNARPLLFKKLNFTENAPGVSLEHGLDRSHDDHHVQRTLKRDETGGEYLKVDHLESNKTKPIIIPWTVDQEASRSATRDSKPRQKDFERDGAFATNDTRRSIAASVLTVSLGKFSGPIVVPDLPHRNKYLFTPTTNHNDPLKVASTTPNTKEIDANYLGASQVVLNPLQVGVALMNAGQDMNSVSDSVNLPQIYIKNESQPPLTTDNLDNLSNLDNLSNLDNLGNLDNQRTGQNDGSVLGNSDLQSDQLSQQEQISEVVSNSPTQSVEIQKSVEIFHTAPVHEIHYPPEFVPHVQQSHAKQRFQEEDRKPQKGHFKEHRPSQVNVYKNNEIINEIVSSSNQEHGKYEYNVNENDVGYSNAQADQALPLASKTSYVVKEQVDNTRYIDTLPKYSRVQPNSEFTSDLVPKEIASNFDSTIVTQSPKIEGLPGVVNLESPQGTPEVSQILLAKTTSDTPMELRLLMTVPQPFPVEKVIEKTVHVPQPLDVVEKKLPYPVEKVIEKQITIPHPFPVHIPIDRVVEKQIRIPYPVHVEKVIEKKVPFAIQRFIVPFPFHFRVSQAVEKPFIEKVHEKHARPYTLENAKLIKSVAIPVYNVHNNDGNYQMARQQSFQTLPGPSYEPVNDDQSYLNTTQYYGLGYAAIGRQPSMHGLPKKFGSHGVQYPHLVAYSTSINHNGNPYGRGTPEKDKIVDEYVGPVPRKVIQTSLGMQSKSMQYASDAQATMRRTRQEAGNTGSFRQSKMEYGFKPPMIPSVQYDEQTATKVE, from the exons AGTCACAGACATGAACGGAGCAGTAGTCCAACGAAACTAGAGCGAAAAAGGACGAGTGTTGACTCTCATCTTACGGACCAATACGAAGGGACTTTCGATTCCTCTCGGATCGGCAACTCCGAGGCAACAGGGATCAAGACTGCGATATCTTTAAACAAAAGCGAAGATAACTATGGAACG AATGAAACCTACGCCGATACCCAACAACGATACCTCAAGCAAGTAGTTCAGCCGTACCTGTTGCCCGCGGAGACAAAATTAACCGAAGACGGTGCATCGAATAAATCGACGAACGGCGCCCCGAGACCAACGGGAACGCATCAGAACGCTTCCAACGACATCGCGACGGTCGAGCATCTTCCCTTTCAAGAAATTGCGCGTCCGAATGCAAGCACAGCGCTCAGAGATTCGTCTGAAAACAGCTTCAACCGCTCGGGCCTCGTTTCCGACGAGCGGATAGCCGTGGAGAACGTTGCCGACTTCGGTCAACGAATTCGCTCGGTATCTTTCAATCACAGGAACGAGAACTTGGGTAGATCAAGATCGAGACAGACCGCGGACGAGGAATACAGGAAACAGCACAGAAAGAACGCTAGGCCTCTGTTGTTTAAAAAACTCAACTTCACAGAGAACGCACCAGGTGTATCACTCGAACACGGACTTGATCGATCACATGACGATCATCACGTCCAGAGAACTCTGAAACGAGACGAAACCGGGGGGGAGTACCTTAAAGTCGACCACCTTGAAAGCAACAAAACGAAACCTATAATTATTCCTTGGACTGTCGATCAGGAAGCGTCTAGATCCGCGACTAGAGACAGCAAACCGAGACAGAAAGATTTTGAACGCGACGGTGCGTTCGCCACGAACGACACTCGGAGATCCATCGCGGCTTCCGTCTTAACTGTGTCTCTGGGAAAGTTCTCTGGTCCGATAGTGGTGCCAGATCTGCCTCATCGGAATAAATACCTCTTCACGCCGACGACCAACCACAACGACCCTTTGAAAGTAGCCTCAACGACGCCAAACACGAAAGAAATAGATGCTAATTATCTGGGAGCGTCGCAGGTAGTCTTAAACCCTCTCCAGGTCGGCGTCGCGCTAATGAACGCCGGACAGGACATGAACTCTGTAAGTGATTCCGTAAATTTACCTCAGATCTATATAAAAAACGAGTCGCAACCACCATTGACCACCGACAACCTCGACAATCTCAGCAATCTCGACAATCTCAGCAATCTCGACAATCTCGGCAATCTCGACAACCAGAGAACAGGTCAAAATGACGGCTCTGTTCTTGGTAACTCGGACCTCCAGAGCGATCAATTGTCGCAGCAAGAGCAGATCTCGGAGGTAGTATCAAATTCACCCACGCAGTCGGTGGAGATTCAGAAGTCAGTGGAGATATTCCACACGGCGCCCGTGCATGAGATACACTATCCTCCAGAGTTCGTTCCCCATGTACAGCAATCCCATGCTAAGCAACGTTTCCAAGAAGAGGACAGAAAGCCACAAAAGGGCCACTTCAAGGAGCACAGGCCTAGCCAAGTAAACGTTTACAAGAACAATGAGATAATTAACGAGATCGTCTCCTCGAGTAACCAAGAACATGGCAAATACGAGTATAACGTGAACGAGAACGACGTTGGCTACTCGAACGCTCAAGCGGATCAAGCTTTGCCCTTGGCCAGCAAGACTAGTTACGTCGTCAAGGAACAAGTAGATAATACACGGTACATCGACACGCTTCCTAAGTACTCCAGAGTCCAACCTAATTCCGAGTTCACCTCTGACCTTGTGCCCAAAGAAATCGCAAGCAATTTTGATTCCACGATTGTTACGCAGTCCCCTAAGATAGAGGGTCTCCCAGGTGTGGTGAACCTGGAGAGTCCTCAAGGGACCCCGGAAGTGTCACAAATTCTACTAGCGAAGACTACGAGCGACACTCCAATGGAACTTAGGCTTCTGATGACAGTTCCTCAACCGTTTCCTGTTGAAAAGGTCATCGAAAAAACAGTCCACGTTCCTCAACCGTTGGACGTGGTGGAGAAGAAGCTTCCTTACCCAGTGGAGAAGGTGATAGAAAAGCAGATAACGATCCCGCACCCGTTTCCTGTGCATATACCCATCGACCGAGTAGTGGAGAAGCAGATCCGCATCCCGTACCCCGTTCACGTGGAAAAAGTGATAGAGAAGAAGGTGCCGTTCGCGATACAGAGGTTCATCGTGCCATTTCCGTTTCACTTCAGAGTCTCGCAGGCAGTCGAGAAGCCTTTTATAGAGAAAGTCCACGAGAAGCACGCCAGGCCGTACACTCTAGAAAACGCGAAGCTGATCAAGTCCGTGGCGATTCCGGTGTACAATGTTCACAACAACGACGGAAATTATCAGATGGCCAGGCAACAGAGTTTTCAAACTTTGCCTGGGCCTTCGTACGAACCTGTCAACGACGACCAGAGTTATCTTAATACGACTCAGTACTATGGTCTTGGATACGCAGCTATTGGCAGGCAACCATCGATGCACGGACTTCCAAAGAAATTTGGATCTCATGGTGTTCAATATCCGCACTTGGTGGCTTACTCGACGTCCATTAACCATAACGGAAATCCTTACGGTAGAGGGACACCTGAAAAGGATAAGATCGTAGATGAGTACGTGGGACCAGTCCCAAGGAAAGTGATTCAAACCTCCCTGGGGATGCAATCGAAGTCTATGCAGTATGCGTCGGATGCTCAAGCTACGATGAGGAGAACCAGGCAAGAAGCAGGGAATACCGGGAGTTTCAGGCAGTCCAAGATGGAGTATGGCTTCAAGCCACCGATGATACCTTCTGTACAGTACGATGAGCAAACTGCAACCAAAGTggaataa
- the LOC128878898 gene encoding uncharacterized protein LOC128878898 isoform X2: MKLHLVAAAVWIATVTATFESDFHGNQTNEKNETYADTQQRYLKQVVQPYLLPAETKLTEDGASNKSTNGAPRPTGTHQNASNDIATVEHLPFQEIARPNASTALRDSSENSFNRSGLVSDERIAVENVADFGQRIRSVSFNHRNENLGRSRSRQTADEEYRKQHRKNARPLLFKKLNFTENAPGVSLEHGLDRSHDDHHVQRTLKRDETGGEYLKVDHLESNKTKPIIIPWTVDQEASRSATRDSKPRQKDFERDGAFATNDTRRSIAASVLTVSLGKFSGPIVVPDLPHRNKYLFTPTTNHNDPLKVASTTPNTKEIDANYLGASQVVLNPLQVGVALMNAGQDMNSVSDSVNLPQIYIKNESQPPLTTDNLDNLSNLDNLSNLDNLGNLDNQRTGQNDGSVLGNSDLQSDQLSQQEQISEVVSNSPTQSVEIQKSVEIFHTAPVHEIHYPPEFVPHVQQSHAKQRFQEEDRKPQKGHFKEHRPSQVNVYKNNEIINEIVSSSNQEHGKYEYNVNENDVGYSNAQADQALPLASKTSYVVKEQVDNTRYIDTLPKYSRVQPNSEFTSDLVPKEIASNFDSTIVTQSPKIEGLPGVVNLESPQGTPEVSQILLAKTTSDTPMELRLLMTVPQPFPVEKVIEKTVHVPQPLDVVEKKLPYPVEKVIEKQITIPHPFPVHIPIDRVVEKQIRIPYPVHVEKVIEKKVPFAIQRFIVPFPFHFRVSQAVEKPFIEKVHEKHARPYTLENAKLIKSVAIPVYNVHNNDGNYQMARQQSFQTLPGPSYEPVNDDQSYLNTTQYYGLGYAAIGRQPSMHGLPKKFGSHGVQYPHLVAYSTSINHNGNPYGRGTPEKDKIVDEYVGPVPRKVIQTSLGMQSKSMQYASDAQATMRRTRQEAGNTGSFRQSKMEYGFKPPMIPSVQYDEQTATKVE; encoded by the coding sequence AATGAAACCTACGCCGATACCCAACAACGATACCTCAAGCAAGTAGTTCAGCCGTACCTGTTGCCCGCGGAGACAAAATTAACCGAAGACGGTGCATCGAATAAATCGACGAACGGCGCCCCGAGACCAACGGGAACGCATCAGAACGCTTCCAACGACATCGCGACGGTCGAGCATCTTCCCTTTCAAGAAATTGCGCGTCCGAATGCAAGCACAGCGCTCAGAGATTCGTCTGAAAACAGCTTCAACCGCTCGGGCCTCGTTTCCGACGAGCGGATAGCCGTGGAGAACGTTGCCGACTTCGGTCAACGAATTCGCTCGGTATCTTTCAATCACAGGAACGAGAACTTGGGTAGATCAAGATCGAGACAGACCGCGGACGAGGAATACAGGAAACAGCACAGAAAGAACGCTAGGCCTCTGTTGTTTAAAAAACTCAACTTCACAGAGAACGCACCAGGTGTATCACTCGAACACGGACTTGATCGATCACATGACGATCATCACGTCCAGAGAACTCTGAAACGAGACGAAACCGGGGGGGAGTACCTTAAAGTCGACCACCTTGAAAGCAACAAAACGAAACCTATAATTATTCCTTGGACTGTCGATCAGGAAGCGTCTAGATCCGCGACTAGAGACAGCAAACCGAGACAGAAAGATTTTGAACGCGACGGTGCGTTCGCCACGAACGACACTCGGAGATCCATCGCGGCTTCCGTCTTAACTGTGTCTCTGGGAAAGTTCTCTGGTCCGATAGTGGTGCCAGATCTGCCTCATCGGAATAAATACCTCTTCACGCCGACGACCAACCACAACGACCCTTTGAAAGTAGCCTCAACGACGCCAAACACGAAAGAAATAGATGCTAATTATCTGGGAGCGTCGCAGGTAGTCTTAAACCCTCTCCAGGTCGGCGTCGCGCTAATGAACGCCGGACAGGACATGAACTCTGTAAGTGATTCCGTAAATTTACCTCAGATCTATATAAAAAACGAGTCGCAACCACCATTGACCACCGACAACCTCGACAATCTCAGCAATCTCGACAATCTCAGCAATCTCGACAATCTCGGCAATCTCGACAACCAGAGAACAGGTCAAAATGACGGCTCTGTTCTTGGTAACTCGGACCTCCAGAGCGATCAATTGTCGCAGCAAGAGCAGATCTCGGAGGTAGTATCAAATTCACCCACGCAGTCGGTGGAGATTCAGAAGTCAGTGGAGATATTCCACACGGCGCCCGTGCATGAGATACACTATCCTCCAGAGTTCGTTCCCCATGTACAGCAATCCCATGCTAAGCAACGTTTCCAAGAAGAGGACAGAAAGCCACAAAAGGGCCACTTCAAGGAGCACAGGCCTAGCCAAGTAAACGTTTACAAGAACAATGAGATAATTAACGAGATCGTCTCCTCGAGTAACCAAGAACATGGCAAATACGAGTATAACGTGAACGAGAACGACGTTGGCTACTCGAACGCTCAAGCGGATCAAGCTTTGCCCTTGGCCAGCAAGACTAGTTACGTCGTCAAGGAACAAGTAGATAATACACGGTACATCGACACGCTTCCTAAGTACTCCAGAGTCCAACCTAATTCCGAGTTCACCTCTGACCTTGTGCCCAAAGAAATCGCAAGCAATTTTGATTCCACGATTGTTACGCAGTCCCCTAAGATAGAGGGTCTCCCAGGTGTGGTGAACCTGGAGAGTCCTCAAGGGACCCCGGAAGTGTCACAAATTCTACTAGCGAAGACTACGAGCGACACTCCAATGGAACTTAGGCTTCTGATGACAGTTCCTCAACCGTTTCCTGTTGAAAAGGTCATCGAAAAAACAGTCCACGTTCCTCAACCGTTGGACGTGGTGGAGAAGAAGCTTCCTTACCCAGTGGAGAAGGTGATAGAAAAGCAGATAACGATCCCGCACCCGTTTCCTGTGCATATACCCATCGACCGAGTAGTGGAGAAGCAGATCCGCATCCCGTACCCCGTTCACGTGGAAAAAGTGATAGAGAAGAAGGTGCCGTTCGCGATACAGAGGTTCATCGTGCCATTTCCGTTTCACTTCAGAGTCTCGCAGGCAGTCGAGAAGCCTTTTATAGAGAAAGTCCACGAGAAGCACGCCAGGCCGTACACTCTAGAAAACGCGAAGCTGATCAAGTCCGTGGCGATTCCGGTGTACAATGTTCACAACAACGACGGAAATTATCAGATGGCCAGGCAACAGAGTTTTCAAACTTTGCCTGGGCCTTCGTACGAACCTGTCAACGACGACCAGAGTTATCTTAATACGACTCAGTACTATGGTCTTGGATACGCAGCTATTGGCAGGCAACCATCGATGCACGGACTTCCAAAGAAATTTGGATCTCATGGTGTTCAATATCCGCACTTGGTGGCTTACTCGACGTCCATTAACCATAACGGAAATCCTTACGGTAGAGGGACACCTGAAAAGGATAAGATCGTAGATGAGTACGTGGGACCAGTCCCAAGGAAAGTGATTCAAACCTCCCTGGGGATGCAATCGAAGTCTATGCAGTATGCGTCGGATGCTCAAGCTACGATGAGGAGAACCAGGCAAGAAGCAGGGAATACCGGGAGTTTCAGGCAGTCCAAGATGGAGTATGGCTTCAAGCCACCGATGATACCTTCTGTACAGTACGATGAGCAAACTGCAACCAAAGTggaataa